In the Burkholderia glumae LMG 2196 = ATCC 33617 genome, one interval contains:
- a CDS encoding TetR/AcrR family transcriptional regulator, with protein MNDTRPPAPGTLPDQAGAAAASPMPAPDHARDGGRAAAAPDAGAPADETRGSRRKKAPAHVRSALLRAAADIATEHGVQAVTLEAVAERAGVSKGGLQYHFRSKQALFDALFAQTLERFEAQMKASIAADPHPAGANARAYLHAAMNEAAPAASTNLLRVLVASMMTDPDARERWAKPMRELSRPDPLPLEQAARLMICRLAADGMWISELLGYQSLSPALRDEIVRQLEVMTAR; from the coding sequence ATGAACGACACCCGGCCTCCCGCGCCCGGCACGCTGCCCGACCAGGCCGGTGCCGCGGCCGCCTCCCCGATGCCCGCGCCGGATCACGCCCGCGACGGCGGCCGCGCTGCCGCGGCGCCCGATGCCGGCGCCCCCGCCGACGAGACGCGCGGCAGCCGCCGCAAGAAGGCCCCGGCCCACGTGCGCTCGGCGTTGCTGCGGGCCGCCGCCGACATCGCCACCGAGCACGGCGTGCAGGCCGTCACGCTGGAGGCCGTGGCCGAGCGCGCCGGAGTCAGCAAGGGCGGCCTCCAATACCATTTCCGCAGCAAGCAGGCGCTGTTCGACGCGCTGTTCGCGCAGACCCTCGAACGCTTCGAGGCGCAGATGAAGGCCTCGATCGCCGCCGACCCGCATCCGGCCGGCGCGAACGCGCGCGCCTACCTGCACGCGGCGATGAACGAGGCCGCGCCGGCCGCGAGCACGAACCTGCTGCGCGTGCTGGTCGCCTCGATGATGACCGACCCCGACGCGCGCGAGCGCTGGGCCAAGCCCATGCGCGAGCTCTCGCGCCCCGATCCGCTGCCGCTCGAACAGGCGGCCAGGCTGATGATCTGCCGGCTCGCCGCCGACGGGATGTGGATTTCCGAGCTGCTCGGCTACCAGAGCCTCTCGCCGGCGCTGCGCGACGAAATCGTGCGGCAGCTCGAGGTGATGACCGCGAGGTGA
- a CDS encoding GntR family transcriptional regulator, which produces MQSKRPGLGHMTRAEAAAEELRRRILAGEIAEGTPLKQDALAAEFGISRIPLREALVQLESEGLVRILPHKGAIVAEFSIDEITELFELRALLEPMLLRKSVPHLDADDFAAIQQVLDAFSDELHANAPAHWGELNTQLHQLLLARANQPRTAGIVHSLLQQTDRHTRVQLSLTAQSADRAEREHAELVERCRQRDAEGAAALLKAHIEHVGDELKRFLEARRGA; this is translated from the coding sequence ATGCAAAGCAAGCGGCCCGGACTGGGGCATATGACACGGGCGGAGGCGGCGGCTGAGGAACTGAGGCGCAGGATTCTCGCCGGAGAGATCGCCGAAGGCACGCCGCTCAAGCAGGACGCGCTCGCCGCCGAGTTCGGCATCAGCCGCATCCCGCTGCGCGAGGCGCTCGTCCAGCTCGAAAGCGAAGGCCTCGTCAGGATCCTGCCGCACAAGGGCGCGATCGTCGCGGAGTTCTCGATCGACGAGATCACCGAGCTGTTCGAGCTGCGCGCGCTGCTCGAACCCATGCTGCTGCGCAAGTCGGTGCCCCATCTGGACGCCGATGATTTCGCCGCGATCCAGCAGGTGCTCGATGCGTTCAGCGACGAGTTGCACGCCAACGCGCCGGCGCACTGGGGCGAGCTGAACACGCAGCTGCACCAGTTGCTGCTGGCGCGCGCGAACCAGCCCAGGACGGCCGGCATCGTTCATTCGCTGCTGCAGCAAACCGATCGCCACACGCGCGTGCAGCTGTCGCTGACCGCGCAAAGCGCGGACCGCGCCGAACGCGAGCATGCCGAGCTGGTCGAGCGATGCAGGCAGCGCGATGCGGAGGGCGCGGCGGCCTTGCTGAAGGCGCACATCGAGCATGTCGGCGACGAACTGAAGCGTTTCCTCGAAGCACGGCGCGGCGCCTGA
- a CDS encoding dihydrodipicolinate synthase family protein produces MTTNVFEGTIPALMTPCKQDRTPDFDALVRKGRELVALGMRAVVYCGSMGDWPLLTEAQRQEGVARLVAAGVPTIVGTGAVNTKEAVSHAAHAARVGAQGLMVIPRVLSRGSSPAAQKAHFSAILAAAPALPAVIYNSPYYGFATRADLFFALRRQFPNLVGFKEFGGAADMRYAAEHITSQDDDVILMAGVDTQVFHGFVNCGATGAITGIGNALPREVLQLVALSQRAAAGDAHARRQAKELEAALHVLSSFDEGADLVLYYKYLMVLNGDTEYTLHFNESDVLSDAQRNYAAQQYAQFREWYRSWSADLERA; encoded by the coding sequence ATGACCACCAACGTTTTCGAAGGGACCATTCCGGCCCTCATGACCCCCTGCAAGCAGGACCGCACGCCCGACTTCGACGCCCTGGTCAGGAAGGGGCGCGAGCTGGTCGCGCTCGGCATGCGCGCCGTGGTGTATTGCGGCTCGATGGGCGATTGGCCGCTGCTGACCGAAGCCCAGCGCCAGGAAGGCGTGGCGCGCCTGGTGGCCGCCGGCGTGCCGACCATCGTCGGCACGGGGGCCGTCAACACGAAGGAGGCCGTGTCGCACGCCGCGCATGCCGCGCGGGTCGGCGCGCAGGGCCTGATGGTGATTCCGCGCGTGCTGTCGCGCGGCTCCTCGCCGGCGGCCCAGAAGGCCCATTTCTCGGCGATCCTCGCGGCCGCGCCCGCGCTGCCGGCGGTGATCTACAACAGCCCGTACTACGGCTTCGCCACGCGCGCCGACCTGTTCTTCGCGCTGCGCCGGCAATTCCCGAATCTGGTCGGCTTCAAGGAGTTCGGCGGCGCGGCCGACATGCGCTATGCGGCCGAGCACATCACCTCGCAGGACGACGACGTGATCCTGATGGCCGGCGTCGATACCCAGGTGTTCCACGGCTTCGTCAATTGCGGTGCGACGGGCGCGATCACCGGCATCGGCAACGCGCTGCCGCGCGAGGTCCTGCAACTGGTGGCGCTCAGCCAGCGGGCCGCGGCCGGCGATGCGCACGCGCGCCGTCAGGCGAAGGAGCTGGAAGCGGCGCTGCACGTGCTGTCGTCGTTCGACGAGGGCGCCGACCTGGTGCTGTACTACAAGTACCTGATGGTGCTGAACGGCGACACCGAATACACGCTGCACTTCAACGAATCCGACGTGCTCAGCGACGCGCAGCGCAACTACGCCGCGCAGCAGTACGCGCAGTTCCGCGAATGGTATCGCTCGTGGTCGGCCGATCTCGAACGCGCCTGA
- a CDS encoding HAD family hydrolase, with amino-acid sequence MPHPIPFPTIRAIAFDFDGVILDSARMKVDLFLECYEDHGRPLTPAQRAAMLAHLTHHGGVGRVAKFTHYERAIFGREPDPETVAALARRYSDLLMARIDGCPELPGARAFLERMQGRLSLHLISGTTDDDLRHITQRRDFARYFRTIVGAPVTKPAAFAEVLRLGGWQPAEVLAIGDSWTEFDAARGLGMPFAGIVAPGEPNPFPAPVPVYEDLAALDAAWEDGDAAAR; translated from the coding sequence ATGCCACACCCGATCCCGTTCCCCACGATCCGCGCGATCGCCTTCGATTTCGACGGCGTGATTCTCGACTCGGCCCGGATGAAGGTGGATCTGTTCCTCGAGTGCTATGAGGACCATGGCCGGCCGCTCACGCCCGCGCAGCGCGCTGCGATGCTCGCCCACCTGACGCATCACGGCGGCGTCGGCCGCGTCGCCAAGTTCACCCATTACGAACGCGCGATCTTCGGCCGCGAGCCCGATCCCGAGACGGTGGCCGCGCTCGCGCGGCGCTACAGCGACCTGCTGATGGCGCGCATCGACGGCTGCCCCGAACTGCCCGGCGCGCGCGCGTTCCTCGAACGGATGCAGGGCCGGCTGTCGCTGCACCTGATCTCCGGCACCACCGACGACGATCTGCGCCACATCACGCAGCGGCGCGATTTCGCGCGCTACTTCCGCACCATCGTGGGCGCGCCGGTCACCAAGCCGGCCGCGTTCGCCGAGGTGCTGCGCCTGGGCGGCTGGCAGCCGGCCGAGGTGCTGGCGATCGGCGATTCGTGGACGGAATTCGATGCGGCGCGCGGACTGGGCATGCCGTTCGCGGGCATCGTGGCACCGGGCGAACCGAATCCGTTCCCGGCCCCGGTGCCGGTGTACGAGGACCTGGCGGCGCTCGACGCAGCCTGGGAAGATGGCGATGCGGCGGCGCGCTGA
- a CDS encoding NAD(P)-dependent oxidoreductase produces MPTWPSPRAMVKIRRHSMKVGFIGIGVMGQPMALNLARAGTALIVWNRSPERCAPLAEAGAQVAGSVDEVYREARTVILMMATDEALDTVLGRGTPDFARRVAGHLIVHMGTVSADYSRRLDADIRAAGGRYVEAPVSGSRKPAEAGQLVAMLAGEPADIEAVRPLLKPMCHESVVCGPVPTGLLMKLSVNTFLIPMVTAVAEASHLARCYGLDMKQFQTVLDAGPMASAVSRVKIDKLVREDFEVQASIADVLKNNRLAAEAARNANLASPLLDTCFELYTETLKLGHGGEDMAAVVRAIEARTAARRA; encoded by the coding sequence ATCCCCACCTGGCCATCGCCACGAGCGATGGTGAAGATACGGAGACACTCAATGAAAGTCGGATTCATCGGCATCGGCGTGATGGGGCAGCCCATGGCGCTCAATCTCGCGCGCGCGGGCACCGCGCTGATCGTCTGGAATCGCTCCCCGGAACGCTGCGCGCCGCTCGCCGAGGCGGGCGCGCAAGTCGCCGGATCGGTCGACGAGGTCTATCGCGAGGCGCGCACCGTGATCCTGATGATGGCGACCGACGAGGCGCTCGATACCGTGCTCGGCCGCGGCACGCCCGATTTCGCACGGCGCGTGGCCGGCCACCTGATCGTGCACATGGGCACCGTGTCGGCCGACTATTCGCGCCGGCTCGACGCCGACATCCGCGCGGCCGGCGGCCGTTACGTGGAGGCGCCCGTGTCGGGCTCCCGCAAGCCGGCCGAGGCCGGGCAGCTGGTGGCGATGCTGGCCGGCGAGCCGGCCGACATCGAGGCAGTGCGCCCGCTGCTCAAGCCGATGTGTCATGAATCCGTGGTTTGCGGGCCGGTGCCCACCGGGCTGCTGATGAAGCTGTCGGTCAATACCTTCCTGATCCCGATGGTGACCGCGGTGGCCGAGGCCTCGCACCTCGCGCGCTGCTACGGGCTCGACATGAAGCAGTTCCAGACCGTGCTCGACGCCGGGCCGATGGCGAGCGCCGTCTCGCGCGTGAAGATCGACAAGCTGGTGCGCGAGGATTTCGAGGTGCAGGCATCGATTGCCGACGTGCTGAAGAACAACCGGCTCGCCGCCGAGGCCGCGCGCAACGCCAACCTCGCCTCGCCGCTGCTCGACACCTGCTTCGAGCTTTACACCGAGACGCTGAAGCTCGGCCACGGCGGCGAGGACATGGCCGCCGTGGTGCGCGCGATCGAGGCGCGCACGGCGGCCCGGCGCGCCTGA
- a CDS encoding LLM class flavin-dependent oxidoreductase — protein MQKKRIHLGVLIQGPGANMNAWKHPSVPPDASVNFEFYAERTRAAEAAGIAFAFIADGLFITEKSAPHFLNRFEPISLLSALAALTTKIGLVGTVSSPYAEPFNVARQFASLDLISRGRAGWNVVTSSLEGTARNYGREHPDHAARYEIAAEHIDVVQGLWDSWDDDALVRDRATGRFFDPAGLHRLDHRGRYYSVDGPLNIRRSPQGQPVIFQAGSSGDGIAFAGRYADAVFSNGGTFDDALTFYRRVKQAAAQAGRDPEHVKVFPGIGPIVGATEAEADDKYRQVRDLLSPNEALAYLGHFFQQHDFSAYPLDGPFPEIGELGNDGFRSTTDNIKRLARERRLTLREVAYEVATRRSNIGTSEAFIGTPERVADEMIRWVEAGAADGFMLGLPVVGFGLDDMIRHVLPVLAARGYFDPVLRGATLRDHLGLPYRESRYAAAAQAAAI, from the coding sequence ATGCAAAAGAAACGGATCCATCTCGGCGTGCTGATCCAGGGGCCGGGTGCGAACATGAACGCCTGGAAGCACCCCAGCGTGCCGCCCGACGCGAGCGTCAATTTCGAGTTCTATGCCGAGCGCACGCGCGCGGCCGAGGCGGCCGGCATCGCGTTCGCGTTCATCGCCGACGGCCTGTTCATCACCGAGAAGTCGGCGCCGCATTTCCTGAACCGCTTCGAGCCGATATCCCTGCTGTCCGCGCTCGCCGCGCTGACCACCAAGATCGGGCTGGTCGGCACGGTGTCGTCGCCCTACGCCGAGCCGTTCAACGTGGCGCGCCAGTTCGCCTCGCTCGATCTCATCAGCCGCGGCCGCGCGGGCTGGAACGTGGTGACGTCCTCGCTCGAGGGCACCGCGCGCAACTACGGACGCGAGCATCCCGACCACGCGGCGCGCTACGAGATCGCCGCCGAGCACATCGACGTGGTGCAGGGCCTGTGGGACAGCTGGGACGACGACGCGCTGGTGCGCGACCGCGCCACCGGCCGCTTCTTCGATCCGGCCGGACTGCACCGGCTCGATCATCGCGGCCGCTACTACTCGGTGGACGGCCCGCTCAACATCCGCCGCTCGCCGCAGGGCCAGCCGGTGATCTTCCAGGCCGGCTCGTCGGGCGACGGCATCGCGTTCGCCGGCCGCTACGCGGACGCGGTGTTCTCGAACGGCGGCACCTTCGACGACGCGCTGACGTTCTATCGCCGCGTCAAGCAGGCTGCCGCGCAGGCCGGGCGCGATCCGGAGCACGTGAAGGTGTTCCCCGGCATCGGGCCGATCGTCGGCGCGACCGAAGCCGAGGCCGACGACAAGTATCGCCAGGTACGCGACCTGCTTTCGCCGAACGAGGCGCTCGCCTATCTCGGGCACTTCTTCCAGCAGCACGATTTCAGCGCCTACCCGCTCGACGGGCCGTTCCCCGAGATCGGCGAACTCGGCAACGACGGGTTCCGCTCGACCACCGACAACATCAAGCGGCTCGCGCGCGAACGCAGGCTGACGCTGCGCGAGGTGGCCTATGAGGTGGCCACGCGGCGCTCCAACATCGGCACCTCGGAGGCCTTCATCGGCACGCCGGAGCGCGTGGCCGACGAGATGATCCGCTGGGTCGAGGCCGGCGCGGCCGACGGCTTCATGCTCGGGCTGCCGGTGGTGGGCTTCGGGCTCGACGACATGATCCGCCACGTGCTGCCGGTGCTGGCCGCGCGCGGCTACTTCGACCCGGTGCTGCGCGGCGCGACGCTGCGCGACCATCTCGGGCTGCCGTACCGCGAGAGCCGCTACGCGGCGGCCGCACAGGCGGCGGCGATTTAG
- a CDS encoding flavin reductase family protein: MASPWSNATIDGAPGAGLEAAAPAPGQARPAAPGAPSAAAPEAHDGRGGAELARQFRHAMRRLTAAVSIVATREHGARYGMAATALSTLCTEPPAIVVCINRNASVYLPLARTRRFSVNLLQARQADLIAPFSGKLEHAARFAFGAWREARGLPVLGGAQATLLCRVDAMYGYGSHDLVIGRVEAVTAAESVTPLLWQNGAPAAASALGA; the protein is encoded by the coding sequence ATGGCCAGCCCATGGAGCAACGCAACAATCGACGGCGCGCCGGGCGCCGGACTCGAGGCGGCCGCGCCGGCGCCGGGGCAGGCGCGGCCCGCCGCGCCGGGCGCACCGTCCGCCGCCGCGCCGGAGGCGCATGACGGGCGCGGCGGCGCCGAACTCGCGCGCCAGTTCCGGCACGCGATGCGCCGGCTCACTGCCGCCGTGTCGATCGTGGCGACACGCGAGCACGGCGCGCGCTACGGCATGGCGGCCACCGCGCTCAGCACGCTCTGCACCGAGCCGCCCGCGATCGTGGTCTGCATCAATCGCAACGCGAGCGTCTACCTGCCGCTCGCGCGCACGCGGCGCTTCTCGGTCAATCTGCTGCAGGCGCGCCAGGCCGACCTGATCGCGCCGTTCAGCGGCAAGCTCGAGCACGCGGCGCGCTTCGCGTTCGGCGCCTGGCGCGAGGCGCGCGGGCTGCCGGTGCTGGGCGGCGCGCAGGCCACGCTGCTGTGCCGGGTCGACGCGATGTACGGCTACGGCAGCCACGATCTCGTGATCGGGCGCGTCGAGGCGGTGACGGCCGCCGAATCGGTCACGCCGCTGTTGTGGCAGAACGGCGCGCCGGCCGCCGCGAGCGCGCTCGGCGCATGA
- a CDS encoding LysE family translocator gives MLTYVSLVLVVPGPTNTLLLSSGLKVGLRGTWPLVIAEALGYLVAVSVWGLFLGTFAAPRPWLYDIVKLASSAYIFYLALKMWTHSRVLAEQADVRPIGFRDQFVATLMNPKALLFASTLFPVEAFRSIPVYLSAFTLFLIVLAPIGVGWSCLGGLITSRRAWAERTSTLLRGAALLLLMFSGTLMYSVLKS, from the coding sequence ATGCTGACGTACGTCTCGCTGGTGCTCGTCGTGCCCGGCCCGACCAATACGCTGCTGCTGTCGTCGGGCTTGAAGGTCGGGCTGCGCGGCACCTGGCCGCTCGTGATCGCCGAGGCGCTCGGCTATCTGGTGGCGGTGTCGGTGTGGGGGCTGTTCCTCGGCACCTTCGCGGCGCCGCGGCCGTGGCTCTACGACATCGTCAAGCTCGCCAGCTCGGCCTACATCTTCTACCTCGCGCTGAAGATGTGGACCCACAGCCGCGTGCTGGCGGAGCAGGCCGACGTGAGGCCGATCGGCTTTCGCGACCAGTTCGTCGCCACGCTGATGAATCCGAAGGCGCTGCTGTTCGCGAGCACCCTGTTCCCGGTCGAGGCGTTCCGCTCGATCCCCGTGTACCTGAGCGCGTTCACGCTGTTCCTGATCGTGCTCGCGCCGATCGGCGTCGGCTGGTCGTGCCTCGGCGGGCTGATCACGTCGCGGCGCGCCTGGGCCGAGCGCACCTCGACGCTGCTGCGCGGCGCCGCGCTGCTGCTGCTGATGTTCTCCGGCACGCTGATGTACTCGGTGCTCAAGAGCTGA
- a CDS encoding cupin domain-containing protein yields MAGLNEHGHGTWDAIAREVLTPRITRQVVHGDALTMAKLFMKKGAFVATHSHPNEQFTMILSGRLLFRYGERLEYEAEVGPGGILHLPANLPHNALCLEDAVDLDIFTPPRADWLEPGGNRYFDSAPARD; encoded by the coding sequence ATGGCAGGGCTCAACGAACACGGCCACGGCACGTGGGACGCTATCGCGCGCGAGGTGCTGACGCCTCGCATCACGCGGCAGGTGGTACACGGCGACGCGCTGACGATGGCGAAACTGTTCATGAAGAAGGGGGCGTTCGTCGCCACCCATTCGCATCCGAACGAGCAGTTCACGATGATCCTGTCGGGCCGCCTGCTGTTTCGCTACGGCGAGCGGCTCGAATACGAGGCCGAGGTCGGCCCGGGCGGGATCCTGCATCTGCCCGCGAACCTGCCGCACAACGCGCTGTGCCTCGAGGATGCCGTCGATCTCGACATCTTCACGCCGCCGCGGGCCGATTGGCTCGAACCCGGCGGCAACCGCTACTTCGACTCCGCGCCGGCGCGCGACTGA
- the dmpG gene encoding 4-hydroxy-2-oxovalerate aldolase, translating to MNLISDATLRDGNHAIRHQLTSAQIADYARAANAAGIDIVEVGHGNGLGGSSCLLGQTPIDDRAMLDTARAALTTSRLGVHFIPGLGKSADIELAIETGVDVVRVATHCTEANVARRFIDQTRQAGRTAFGVLMMSHMAPAEVLLAQARLMQGYGAQAVILMDSAGYSTPSLVREKVRRLVGELEVAVGFHAHNNLGLAVANSLVALEEGATVVDACVKGFGAGAGNTQLETLVAAMEREGHATNTSFERVTLLARESEAFLSPKTPHIPAANIASGLYGLFSGYVPHIQKAALEFGVNEFELYRRLAERKLVAGQEDIITEEASRLARARDAQQAGRRQETARELSA from the coding sequence ATGAACCTCATCAGTGATGCGACGCTGCGGGACGGCAATCATGCGATCCGCCACCAGCTGACGAGCGCGCAGATCGCCGACTATGCGCGCGCGGCCAACGCGGCCGGCATCGACATCGTGGAAGTGGGCCACGGCAATGGCCTGGGGGGCTCGTCGTGCCTGCTCGGCCAGACCCCGATCGACGACCGCGCCATGCTCGACACCGCGCGCGCGGCGCTCACCACCAGCCGGCTCGGCGTGCATTTCATCCCGGGCCTCGGCAAGTCGGCCGACATCGAGCTGGCGATCGAGACGGGCGTGGACGTGGTGCGCGTGGCCACCCACTGCACCGAGGCCAACGTCGCGCGGCGCTTTATCGACCAGACGCGCCAGGCCGGCCGCACCGCGTTCGGCGTCCTGATGATGTCGCACATGGCGCCGGCCGAGGTGCTGCTCGCCCAGGCGCGGCTGATGCAGGGCTACGGCGCGCAGGCGGTGATCCTGATGGACAGCGCCGGCTATTCCACGCCGTCGCTGGTGCGCGAGAAGGTGCGGCGCCTGGTGGGCGAGCTGGAGGTGGCGGTGGGCTTCCATGCGCACAACAACCTCGGCCTCGCCGTGGCCAACAGCCTGGTCGCGCTGGAGGAGGGCGCCACCGTCGTCGACGCCTGCGTGAAGGGCTTCGGCGCCGGCGCCGGCAATACGCAGCTGGAAACCCTGGTGGCCGCGATGGAGCGCGAGGGGCACGCGACCAACACCAGCTTCGAGCGCGTGACGCTGCTGGCGCGCGAGTCCGAAGCGTTTCTGAGTCCGAAGACGCCGCACATTCCGGCCGCGAACATCGCCAGTGGCCTGTACGGGCTCTTTTCCGGCTACGTGCCGCACATCCAGAAGGCCGCGCTCGAGTTCGGCGTCAACGAGTTCGAGCTGTACCGGCGGCTCGCGGAGCGCAAGCTGGTGGCCGGCCAGGAAGACATCATCACCGAGGAAGCGAGCCGGCTCGCGCGCGCGCGCGACGCGCAGCAGGCCGGGCGGCGCCAGGAAACCGCGCGCGAGCTGTCCGCCTGA
- a CDS encoding acetaldehyde dehydrogenase (acetylating) gives MKNRTTRAERQPRAAGTARTRVAILGSGSIGIDLMFKVKACEQFDLACVVGRNADSDGLRLARECQVETSSDGLAFLRANAGAYDLVFDATSAAAHTEHNRFFAEAGKFAIDLTPAKVGRLCVPCINLPDTHAVQNVNLITCGGQASLPLAYALRQAVDEIDYLEVVSAIASRSAGMATRENINEYQTTTEYALAKFSGAKRAKAILNINPAEPGIQMQTTLYAHARYRDFGRVRSRIQAMVEQVREYVPGYQLVVEPLESQGRITVSLTVRGRGDYLPEYAGNLDIINCAALAVATHRHATLRSGVTQ, from the coding sequence ATGAAGAACCGAACCACCCGTGCCGAGCGCCAGCCGCGCGCCGCCGGCACCGCGCGCACCCGCGTCGCCATCCTCGGCTCGGGCAGCATCGGCATCGACCTGATGTTCAAGGTGAAGGCCTGCGAGCAGTTCGATCTCGCATGCGTGGTCGGACGCAACGCGGACAGCGACGGCCTGCGGCTCGCGCGCGAATGCCAGGTGGAGACCTCGAGCGACGGGCTCGCCTTCCTCCGGGCCAACGCCGGTGCCTACGACCTCGTCTTCGACGCCACCTCGGCGGCCGCGCACACCGAGCACAACCGCTTTTTCGCCGAGGCCGGCAAGTTCGCGATCGACCTGACGCCGGCCAAGGTCGGCCGGCTCTGCGTGCCCTGCATCAACCTGCCCGATACGCACGCGGTGCAGAACGTGAACCTGATCACCTGCGGCGGCCAGGCCAGCCTGCCGCTCGCCTATGCGCTGCGCCAGGCCGTCGACGAGATCGACTATCTGGAGGTGGTCTCGGCGATCGCCTCGCGCAGCGCCGGCATGGCCACGCGCGAGAACATCAACGAGTATCAGACCACCACCGAGTACGCGCTGGCGAAGTTCAGCGGCGCGAAGCGCGCCAAGGCGATCCTCAACATCAATCCGGCCGAGCCCGGCATCCAGATGCAGACCACGCTGTATGCGCACGCGCGCTACCGCGACTTCGGCCGGGTGCGCTCGCGCATCCAGGCGATGGTCGAGCAGGTGCGCGAGTACGTGCCCGGCTACCAGCTGGTGGTGGAGCCGCTGGAGAGCCAGGGGCGCATCACCGTGAGCCTGACCGTGCGCGGGCGCGGCGACTACCTGCCCGAGTACGCGGGCAACCTCGACATCATCAACTGCGCGGCGCTCGCGGTGGCCACGCACCGGCATGCAACCCTTCGCTCAGGAGTGACGCAATGA
- a CDS encoding thioesterase II family protein, giving the protein MSTQLDESPWLVVHPAASGRPARLRLFCFHYAGATASIFRSWRAGLPDRVELVAVQLPGREYRLGEPLLESATPIVEALAECVPDRLDLPFVFFGHSMGALIAFDLARLLRARGHGEPALFVASGRNAPRHRWRDAGIETLPDEVFLATVRDYNGTPEALINEPSMRELWMPRLRADLTISARYRYTEAAPLGCPLLVLRGTHDGLVSDEGVAGWRAETTGPIRYVRFAGNHFFLHSEEPHVLAELRRALAQVSAQRPAHRGRAAARQPIEENGR; this is encoded by the coding sequence ATGAGCACGCAGCTGGACGAGTCCCCCTGGCTGGTCGTGCATCCGGCGGCGAGCGGCCGGCCGGCGCGGCTGCGCCTGTTCTGCTTCCATTACGCCGGTGCCACGGCCTCGATCTTCCGCTCCTGGCGGGCCGGCCTGCCCGACCGGGTCGAGCTGGTGGCCGTGCAGCTGCCGGGGCGCGAATACCGGCTCGGCGAGCCGCTGCTGGAGAGCGCGACGCCGATTGTCGAGGCGCTGGCCGAATGCGTGCCCGATCGGCTCGACCTGCCGTTCGTGTTCTTCGGCCACAGCATGGGCGCGCTGATCGCCTTCGACCTGGCCCGCCTGCTGCGCGCGCGCGGCCACGGCGAGCCGGCGCTGTTCGTCGCGTCGGGGCGCAACGCGCCGCGCCACCGCTGGCGCGACGCCGGCATCGAGACGCTGCCCGACGAGGTGTTCCTCGCCACCGTGCGCGACTACAACGGCACGCCCGAGGCGCTGATCAACGAGCCGTCGATGCGCGAGCTGTGGATGCCACGGCTGCGCGCGGACCTGACCATTTCGGCGCGCTACCGCTATACCGAGGCGGCGCCGCTCGGGTGCCCGCTGCTGGTGCTGCGCGGCACGCACGACGGGCTCGTCAGCGACGAGGGCGTGGCGGGCTGGCGCGCCGAGACCACCGGCCCGATCCGTTACGTGCGCTTCGCCGGCAACCACTTCTTCCTGCACAGCGAGGAGCCGCACGTGCTGGCCGAGCTGCGCCGCGCGCTGGCGCAGGTCTCGGCGCAGCGGCCCGCGCATCGCGGCCGCGCGGCCGCCCGCCAACCGATCGAGGAGAACGGCAGATGA